The DNA window ATGCAGGGCATGGAGTATCCTTGCTAGCAAGAAGGTGGTTTTCCTGGAAAATGGCTggggaaaaataagagaaaatatgtcCTAAATCAGAGGacatatacctttaatcacagcgcTCGGATGGCAGAGGcaattggatctctgtgagtctgaggccggcctggtctacaaattgagttctatgacagccagtgagacattgtctcaaataaaacaagacagatgtcttagattttttttttttttacctagatCTTGGcactagaaaaatttaaattcccATCTATTTGTCTCCTCTGTGGAGGTGACACAGAAGGTAATGAGTAGCTCTGGTtgttatccttccttccttccttccttccttccttccttccttccttccttccttcctccttcccttcctttccttccttcttcttcttcctctctctctctctctctctctctctctctctctctctctctctctctctctctctcttcctccctccctccctccctccctccctccctccctcccttccttccttccttccttccttccttctttccttccttccttctcttccttttgaaacagagtctcacaatGTAGGTTGGCCTGGTCTGttactcattatgtagatcaggcaggctggcttcaaactcagagatccgtctttgcctcctgagtgctaggactaaaggtgtgtaagCCACATTGgagctgtgttttattttttgtgtgtatggatctgtgtgacGTGGGtgttctggagctggagtcagtTCTAGGCAGCCATAAGTCACCCcgagagggggcagggaagtgAATCCCGGTCCTCTAGGAGAGCTCTCAGTCTCCTCTCTGGTGGTTGATTTTAGTTGCCAACCTGAGTGGGTCTGGAATTAGGAGATAAACCTCTGGTCACACCTGTGAGGGGTATCTAGAATAAGGTCAGCCTCTGAGAATACCTaggaaggtttttgttttcttttaaaattaactagtctctctctctctctctctctctctctctctctctctctctctctctgtgtgtgtgtgtgtgtgtgtgaaagagagagagagagagagagagagagagagagtatgcatGCATCTGAGCTTGCATGTGCCATAGCTCTCAATtatggaggtcggaggacaactcTGGGGTGACAGTTCTTGCCTTCCATCTCACTGAGGCAAAGGTTTCTGTCTTTACCTCCGTTTTTACTATGGGAATGCCAGGTCTACAGATGCATGCAACTGCACCTGCCTTTTTCTCATGGGTTCTGGGCTTGACCTCAGGCTATCAGGCTTTCAAGACAAATGTTTTCACTCatcaagccatttctccagccctgggattTTCCTGGCTACAGTGGGTAGACATCACAGAGCCAGGACTACCCACTTGAAGTGGGTAGGCACATCATAGACACAGGACTACCCACTTGAAGTGGGTAGTTCCTTCCAGTAACTGTTCAGCTATAAGAAGGTCAGAGGGACAACATACTTTTACATTGTGCCTGCTTGCCTTGAGTCTTTCTGGTGAGTTTATCTACTTACTCTGTTGCTGCCACTGCCTTTCCTTGCTGATGTCAGAACCCtgattcttctggcttccaacctTAAGACCAGTGGCTTTCAGGGACTCCGCTAGGCCATCAGTGCCAGACTGACATGCTAAGGTATTCAGCCTTGTGGACAGCAGCTGCCAGGCTCTTAGCTTCTCCAGTGTGAAGACCATCATTGTTGAGTAGCCCGGGTGCTACTGTATAAGCCAGTCTAATAAATATCCTTTTGAATATGTATCTGTTCTATCTGCTTGGCTCCCCTAGAGAACCCTAAAGCAGTAACTTGTCTCTGAGTTTTCTAAAAAAGGAAGATAGCAGGGCTTAGAGCTAGGTATGTAGATGACAGCCATCCTTAATTCGACTCTTTCCCAAATAGGCTGCACTAAGAATCCCCTGGAAAGCGTGTTAAAAATAAACGCATCTGCCATTATCCCAGATCAACTTAAATAGACTCTCAGAACAGAGCCAAGTAATCTGTATTTTTACCCAGGTTGTCCAGGTAATTCCAAGCATTTGACGGGTGACGCTGAAAGAGCCACCTGGGCCGCTTCTGCTCCCATCCCACACTCCAGATGGGCAAAAATCTCGTGGGAAGGAACAAAGGTGACCAGAGGAAATGGTGTCCCAGTTGCCTCTCTGGAGGAAGGTTACTTTCCAGCCTAGCACAGGAaagaaaggtgggggagggggatgaagagTGAAAAGGGGGCTTGTGGATTTGACTTCTAAAATATCTAGGCGCTTCTCTCTCACCTAAGATCCTGCCTTGTCTTTATCTGTGGCTTCCCCTCAGGTCCCATCACTGCCCACATTCCTGGATCCTGGAAACTCTTCCTAGCACAGACCAGGAACCTCTCCTGTCGAACGTGAGCCTGTAGAGATAGAACAGCCTCAAAGAGATGTTGCATCCTGGGGTTGCGGGGTCAGGTGGTCTTCCTGCTTGCTTCTGAGCTTAGAGTCCAAATGAAGGCCCTTGTGGGTAACTGAAGGTTTGATGGGGCTGGAAACCTTGGTGGGAAAAAGCTAGGGAAGGAAatatctgtcttgaaaacaaaagagaTGAATGGGACCTGCCCCTACCTGGTCTGTGACTAGAGACACTGAGGTAGCCTGGGAAGAAGCAAGGCTGGCAGGAAGTTAGATGAGGAACGAATTGTTACTGTTCTCAGGACTCCAGAGACCCACGCCCACCTGGTCTTTTGCTGCCGGCCTCATCCTAGCCCACAGTCCCACCTGAACCCTAACACAAACACGGAGGTCTAGGGGTTTACATCCTAGAACCGCTTTGGGTCCCTGAGCCAGACTGCATGTAAACAGTGCAGAAAGGGCACAGAGACCAATGGGTGTCAGGCTGAGATTTGAGTGTCTGCTTAAGTATTCCAGTCCTTAATGCGAAAGTCCTGACTCCTCAGGAAACCTGGTTACTGTTTGACAGGCCCATGGAGGCTCAGAAGCAGAGGGTTTCTATGCTCGTACCTGGGTGTAAGGAGTGGGGCAGAGAGCGTGACTGATGCTAACGCTAACAACGAGACAGACCAAGTCCCTAGAGCGAGTGAGAGAGGAGCCGTGTGCATTGCTACCTCTCTCAGCCTCACTTCCAGCAGGTCCACTAGCTGTCTGGGGCTGGTACCTGGGGCCATTCTGGGGTAGACATCTTAGGTGCTGCAAGAGTCTGGAAATCCCCGTATTGGAATAGCCACATTCGCTTCTGCTCTGTGCCCGCCTGCTCCTGTCTCCTCGGGGCCTCCAGGGCAGCAGATGCTCCCTCTGAGTTTGGCAGACAAGAGCCAAGGGGAGGGTATGGTGGGAATTTCAGCTCAAGGGTTGAGCTAATCCTGGAAGAGGCTTTGCGGTATGCCAGGACCCATGGGTCTGCATATTCCACCAGGGTCAAAAGGCCTGGGTGTTTTGGTGCTCCTGGGTTCCCGGCCGAGCACTGAGTGAGCCATCCCAGGAATAAGGTACCTCATGGACAAAAGCCGATGGTGGCTGTGCCAGCGAGAGCCACTGAGTCCCTGAAGCTGTGAAAGTCGTATGCCCAGCATAGAGGTGTATGTTACCCAGTGTGCAACTGTTCAGGTTGGGTTTGGAATTAGATGGATGCCCAGAATGGTGTTGATCTGAGATCAGATTAGAATAGGGTTATGGCCAGCACAGGGAAGGATCCTGCTGATGTTAGTGTGGGGTTTTGAACTGGGTTGTGATTCTTGCTGTTAAAGGCTGGCATATGTTGGATTGGTCTTTTGAAGACAGAATGGAGTCGGGCACTGAATTTGGGTTTGAGGTTAGGATCAGCCAAGGAGTTTACATTGTATGTTGGAGGTTGGTTCTGAACTTCTAAGACAATTCAGGGAGGGATATATGGTTATGTGCAATTCTGCTCTGATATGGGGAGAGTCTGCTGGGCTGCTTTCTAGGTTCCCTGTGTGAGGCTGTAAGTCTCTCCAGAGCTATCCAAGCAGGGCAGGTGGCCATCCAGGTCCAAGGGAGAAGGAACACCAAAGCCTTCTGTGCTCATTTGGCCATTCAAGCACCTTGTTGGCATTTACCACACCACCCTTCTCTTTCTGGGAATGAGGCTGGAGTTTGGTTAGGAGTATGGCTGTAAGGCTGGGCTTGCAGTGGGATTGCAGCTAACATTAAAGCTTGCCATAGAGCTATAAAAGGAACCATGCCTGTGCCAGGGCCCCCTTCTGGGGCACCTGGGACTTTGATGGTTCCCTAAGGGTGACTTGGATCAGGCATGTCTGCCTAGTTTGTTGTTCCCTTTTACCTGCTGTGTCAGACTGTAGGGGGTCAGTAGTCTGCAGGCATGGGACCCTGGGTAAACTGAGGCTTTTCATGTGATGCGTGGTAGGTGGGATTCTAAAAGGGTCGAGAACTCACACCTGACTTTGGTAGATCTTAAAAGAGAGTCTGTCCCCTGAGCAACAGTTTCTGGCATGCACCTATCTTTGCCATAATTAACTTCTGAACATTCTCAAGTATTGGGGTCACTGGTGTTCTGAATTTTTCCCTATAGAACTCAAGAGCAAATCAAAAGCCTTCATATGTGAGGCTAGTGCTCTGCCACTGGGCAAGACCCTCCTTTTGTGGATATTTAAGACCTGACCAAGTTGTTGAGATCAGGATATACACATGAATCCAAGGCTATCCCATTAACGACAGGCAATAGGATAGAAGTTACAAACCAGATttaaaggagggagaagggtcaGCATGGTGGTATGCCATTAATTCCAgttctctggaggtagaggcaggtagatctctttgagttAGAGGTTGACCtgcctacagagttagttccgagtcagctagggctacatagtgagacccggggactgtgtggacaggcatcctcaagatgaaaggtgtgaccctgttgtgaGGAGCCCTGGAGTGGTCTGTGCAGGAGCCTCTTCTCCTGCTCTCCATCCTGGCGTGTCTTTTGACTGACCAGGGAAAACCCAAGACCTGCGTCCCCTTCTCCAAGGTCCCCCACGACTTTGGATTTCTCTAGGTTGAACCTTTTCCCTCCAGCTTCCATGTCAACACAGACTTGGGTCTTATCCCTTTGGGATTGCGAGGCCTTGGAGCTCTGCTGGGCAGAACTATGGGGCActgctttggaaggaggaggcctTTGCGCCTGACACACATCCTGTACTGCAGAAGCTGGCTGTTTTTTAGGGTGGACCCCTTTTGCATTTGGGGCTGGCAGAGATGGGCATGCGACAGGCTGTTCCTGAAGCAGTGTGCTCTCTGACATGTGTAGACTTCTGAGAAATTCCTGGATGGATTCGCTCTCTAGGTCGGCTGTACCCAGCTCCTtgtattctctcttttccttttcagaaatcccaaactgcattgctaggatctttttttttttttttcaggtggaaattcagtttggccaagatatgtgtgtttattgggTAGGGTCTGCATGGGGGAGGCTGACTCTCTGCAGgcaccttctctgtccttctgtccgcCTCTGCTCCAGGCTGGAACTCTTCTGCAGTGTCCGCAGACACCCCACTGTCATCCTGAGCGCAGGGCTcaagtggggttatttgagtcaGAGCATTTGATGGGCTTTTGACAGCTTTGggcatcttctctctgagtctaggTTGGCTAGTGACTGCTGGGGATGCAGGCCTagagagagctacacagtaaagggCAGGCAGGCCTGACAGGAAGGCCAGATACTTATGATGTAaagttgtctccagtttcttaatGGTTTCCTTAGGCAGGGATTGGGGCTTCTTACAGTGTTCAAAGAGAGTACCAGATAAGGTTTGTGTCTCCTGGTCACTTTTACTTTCTGCCTGTAACTTCCTGCATTGGCCTTGTGGAATCCAAGGGAAGGGAGCCACTGTTGCTAAGCTTCCAGGAATTTTGCATTCCCAAGATTTCCAGACTTGGGCCGGGACCTCGCCCTCCCGGATCTGTTCACATTTGGAATCAAcatggcttttcaacatttcccttGTCTTGGCAAACAAGTGTGGCATGGGGATTGTCCCTTTGCCCACTGTGAGTGAGAACATGTTACCAGGCCCATCGGCCTCTGGTTTCCCGGGCTGTGAGATGCTCACATTGGGTAAGCTACTGCTGCCACAGGGCAGGGACTGCGGGTCTGTTGAGGAGAGCAGCATATTCATGGAGCACTGGATCCTCTGGGGCAGCCCCCAGCGGAGGTGAATCAGCTGCTTCTGCAGGTGGAATTCCAGCAGCCTTCCTGCGTGCTCTGGGAAGATGTCCCTGGTGGGATGTAAAAAGGGCTTCCTTGCCAAGGAAGTTTTTACTGTCTTAGCCTCACTGGGTGCTTCACACAGCATTCGGCGCTGGTTTTGgaggaggagagctggcaggccccACTGAAGCTTGCTTAGTTGTTTCTTTAGGAGGTGGCGTTCCAGTGCTTCACACTCAGCCAGGGACAGGAACGGAACAGTAATCTGTGCTCCTTCACGCTCACAGGGAGTCTTGCCATTCAGAGAGgtcggggaagagggaaaggctgACTTATATGGTGTTTTGGGTAAGAAAAGGCCCGAGAGTACCCCTGAGGGCTGAGCATCTGTGGAGGGCTTGGACATATCCTTTTTCTTGCAGGTACCTTGAGAACTCAAGGATGTAACATCCAAGGACTCACTGTGAAGGGATGGAAAGGTCCCAAACCGTGAAGAATCTTTTTTGATGGTTCTCTGCCGTCActaatttcttttacttctttttcattcCAGCCCTTGACTTTCATAATTAAATTGAGAACATCACAATTTTTCCCTTATCGCTTTACCTTTGGCCCCAAAATATGAGCCAGGCAGAGTTTGGTGAAGGAACTCAAGCCTGatctttatctttattgtatAATACACGAGAGACTTCCTTTCTGGTCAAGTGTTTAATTCACATTCTAGGTTGGGGTAAGGAAAACTGACTTGTCTGAAGTAAGTTCAAGTCTCCTTCCCAGGATGAgggcatttttatttccttcataccTTCTCTTAATAATGTACAGCAGAGACAAAGACGACAGACAACTCATTCGgagatagaaaatacattttgggtagtgcagtccctacctgttcatcaaagaaaatgacaatgcTGTGCTCTTAAAGGGATACAGAGGTTGGGGAGCCTAGAAACTGTCACCATGCAGGGCGGTCTCCAATACCAGAAGAGCATTTCTGAAGTAAACCCTGGGAGCTAGGGTAGGTTTCTGTGGTGAGTGGCATAAGCCAACCTAGGACAGTGCCGAGGGC is part of the Mus musculus strain C57BL/6J chromosome 4 unlocalized genomic contig, GRCm38.p6 C57BL/6J MMCHR4UN_CTG3 genome and encodes:
- the LOC101055676 gene encoding protein FAM205A-2-like, with protein sequence MKSKAHTEPSTVSTPGKVAKTSKENVDRGLPHAKSPTKKTKPEDSRGPKAQFSSSEKSVMASLLTAPHIVDNSSRFGTFPSLHSESLDVTSLSSQGTCKKKDMSKPSTDAQPSGVLSGLFLPKTPYKSAFPSSPTSLNGKTPCEREGAQITVPFLSLAECEALERHLLKKQLSKLQWGLPALLLQNQRRMLCEAPSEAKTVKTSLARKPFLHPTRDIFPEHAGRLLEFHLQKQLIHLRWGLPQRIQCSMNMLLSSTDPQSLPCGSSSLPNVSISQPGKPEADGPGNMFSLTVGKGTIPMPHLFAKTREMLKSHVDSKCEQIREGEVPAQVWKSWECKIPGSLATVAPFPWIPQGQCRKLQAESKSDQETQTLSGTLFEHCKKPQSLPKETIKKLETTLHHKYLAFLSGLPALYCVALSRPASPAVTSQPRLREKMPKAVKSPSNALTQITPLEPCAQDDSGVSADTAEEFQPGAEADRRTEKVPAESQPPPCRPYPINTHILAKLNFHLKKKKKDPSNAVWDF